The following are from one region of the Vicia villosa cultivar HV-30 ecotype Madison, WI unplaced genomic scaffold, Vvil1.0 ctg.001503F_1_1, whole genome shotgun sequence genome:
- the LOC131635538 gene encoding scarecrow-like protein 11, giving the protein MLSPNTFVQDFCVPNTVNSETNGFELEDSSSSSPSSDTTSNGGGGSLDVTRYSNHILRYISDILMDEEDELENRPCMLQECLRLQAAEKSFYDVLDHNNHPSSNDSTSIDQDGNFGRTVSFESNSGGSCTTDNSNESDWINLVGEIDSSSLQLQTPLVEQNYYDLIEPDPVSLESQTASRFQDGTWSWNDIQPVIAVEEVSASASLVTREKRSHRMDGDDDNCNNEQEGRVSKLSANFSDELEPPEILDEVLCYQTGRHQQQQAPQNVDSGGKATVRRSRLKKGSTNNEAAVDLWTMLTQCAQAVASYDQRNTNELLKQIRLHSSPYGDGLQRLAYYFAQGLEIRLAAETPSYVPVEVATAGDMLKAYKLFFTASPLQRMTNVLLTETIFSIVKNESSVHIIDFGICYGFQWPCLIKKLSTRPGAKLRITGIEIPQPGFRPAEWVEETGRRLEKYCKKFNVPFEYNCIAQKWETIRLEDLKIDRNEITFVSCLYRLKNLPDETVAVNCPREAVLKLVRKINPKIFFHGVVNGSYSAPFFLTRFREALYHFSSLFDMFEANVPREDTQRFMLEKGLFGKDAINVIACEGAERVERPETYKQWQIRNKRAGFKQIRLDSKLVNETKAVLKREYHKDFVVDEDGKWVLQGWKGRILNAFSAWVPA; this is encoded by the coding sequence ATGCTTTCTCCAAACACCTTTGTGCAAGATTTCTGTGTTCCTAACACAGTAAACTCAGAAACAAATGGTTTTGAGTTGGaagattcatcatcatcttcaccttctTCTGACACAACCTCAAATGGAGGAGGAGGTTCCTTAGACGTGACAAGATACTCCAATCACATCCTCAGATACATAAGCGACATACTCATGGATGaagaagatgagttggagaacaGACCCTGCATGTTGCAGGAATGTTTAAGACTCCAAGCTGCTGAAAAATCATTCTATGATGTTCTTGATCACAACAACCATCCTTCATCAAATGATAGCACAAGCATTGACCAAGATGGAAATTTCGGTCGCACTGTTAGTTTTGAGAGCAATAGCGGTGGCAGCTGCACCACTGATAACTCGAATGAATCCGATTGGATTAACCTTGTTGGAGAAATCGACTCTTCTTCGTTACAACTGCAAACCCCTTTAGTAGAACAAAACTACTATGATTTGATAGAACCAGATCCAGTTAGCCTTGAGTCACAAACTGCAAGCCGTTTTCAAGATGGAACTTGGAGTTGGAATGACATTCAGCCCGTGATTGCGGTTGAGGAAGTTTCGGCTTCGGCTTCGTTAGTAACAAGAGAAAAGAGAAGTCATAGGATGGATGgtgatgatgataattgtaataatGAACAAGAGGGAAGGGTTAGCAAGCTTTCAGCTAACTTCTCTGATGAATTAGAGCCACCAGAGATTTTAGATGAGGTACTATGTTATCAAACAGGAAGGCATCAACAGCAACAAGCACCACAGAATGTTGACTCGGGAGGAAAGGCGACAGTGAGACGTTCGCGTTTGAAGAAAGGATCTACTAATAATGAGGCGGCTGTGGATTTGTGGACCATGCTAACTCAATGTGCGCAGGCAGTGGCGAGCTACGATCAAAGGAATACAAATGAGCTACTCAAGCAGATTAGGCTACACTCTTCACCTTATGGAGATGGACTCCAGCGTTTAGCTTATTACTTTGCTCAAGGTCTTGAGATCAGATTGGCTGCCGAGACGCCGTCGTATGTGCCTGTTGAAGTGGCAACAGCTGGAGATATGTTGAAAGCTTACAAACTCTTCTTTACTGCGTCTCCTTTGCAAAGAATGACAAATGTGTTGTTAACCGAAACAATTTTCAGTATAGTGAAGAACGAGAGCAGCGTTCATATTATCGATTTTGGAATTTGCTATGGTTTCCAATGGCCCTGCCTCATCAAAAAACTTTCAACAAGGCCTGGTGCAAAGCTTCGAATTACAGGAATTGAGATTCCTCAGCCAGGATTTAGACCTGCAGAATGGGTGGAGGAAACCGGACGGCGTTTAGAAAAATACTGCAAGAAGTTCAATGTTCCATTTGAATACAACTGCATTGCACAGAAATGGGAAACTATCCGGCTCGAGGATCTAAAGATAGACAGGAATGAAATAACTTTTGTTAGCTGTTTGTACAGACtgaaaaatttgcctgatgaaacTGTGGCAGTGAATTGTCCAAGAGAAGCTGTGTTGAAGTTGGTCAGGAAGATTAATCCAAAAATCTTCTTCCATGGAGTTGTAAATGGAAGTTATAGTGCACCGTTTTTTCTGACTCGGTTTCGAGAAGCACTCTACCACTTCTCATCGTTGTTCGATATGTTCGAGGCTAATGTGCCTCGTGAAGACACGCAAAGGTTCATGCTTGAGAAAGGGCTGTTTGGAAAGGATGCTATAAATGTAATAGCTTGTGAGGGTGCAGAGCGAGTTGAAAGGCCTGAGACCTACAAGCAATGGCAGATCAGGAACAAGAGAGCAGGGTTCAAGCAAATCAGGTTGGATTCTAAGTTGGTGAATGAAACGAAAGCAGTATTGAAGAGGGAATACCATAAAGATTTTGTAGTTGATGAGGATGGTAAGTGGGTTTTGCAGGGATGGAAAGGCCGTATTTTGAATGCTTTTTCTGCTTGGGTTCCTGCTTAA